The following coding sequences are from one Streptomyces dengpaensis window:
- a CDS encoding DNA-3-methyladenine glycosylase I, with protein sequence MAGPDGTRRCLWALSAEDYVAYHDEEWGRPVRGDDALYERLCLEAFQSGLSWITILRRRTGFRAAFADFQIAKVATFTDADKERLLADPGIIRNRAKIEATVANARVLADWSPGELDELIWSFAPDPASRPAPKRLADVPAVTDESTALSKALKKRGIRFVGPTTAYALMQACGLVNDHLEDCGFRSAR encoded by the coding sequence ATGGCCGGGCCCGACGGCACGCGGCGCTGCCTCTGGGCGCTGTCGGCCGAAGACTATGTGGCGTACCACGACGAGGAGTGGGGCCGCCCGGTCCGCGGCGACGACGCGCTGTACGAAAGGCTCTGCCTGGAGGCCTTCCAGTCGGGCCTGTCCTGGATCACGATCCTGCGCCGTCGCACGGGCTTCCGCGCCGCCTTCGCCGACTTCCAGATCGCCAAGGTCGCGACCTTCACGGACGCCGACAAGGAGCGTCTGCTCGCCGACCCGGGCATCATCCGCAACCGCGCCAAGATCGAGGCGACGGTGGCCAACGCGCGCGTGCTGGCCGACTGGTCGCCGGGCGAGCTCGACGAGCTGATCTGGTCCTTCGCCCCCGATCCGGCCTCGCGCCCGGCCCCGAAGCGCCTGGCCGACGTCCCGGCCGTGACGGACGAGTCGACGGCCCTCTCCAAGGCGCTCAAGAAGCGCGGCATCCGCTTCGTGGGCCCGACGACGGCGTACGCCTTGATGCAGGCGTGCGGCTTGGTGAACGACCACTTGGAGGACTGCGGGTTTCGAAGCGCGCGGTAA
- a CDS encoding TIGR00730 family Rossman fold protein, with product MATGNPEGEKVPPEEQRLGPVLRRRSQVQASTTDQRLLDAGGPSDWVHTDPWRVLRIQSEFIEGFGTLAELPPAISVFGSSRTPVDSPEYKTGVALGRGLVEAGFAVITGGGPGAMEAANKGACEANGISVGLGIELPFEQGLNPYVDIGLNFRYFFVRKMMFVKYAQGFVVLPGGLGTLDELFEALTLVQTQKVTRFPIVLFDTAYWGGLVDWLKNTVIAQGKASEKDLLLFHLTDDVEEAVALVSKEAGRDG from the coding sequence ATGGCCACTGGCAACCCCGAGGGCGAGAAGGTGCCACCCGAGGAGCAGCGGCTCGGGCCGGTGCTGCGCAGGCGGAGTCAGGTGCAGGCGAGCACCACGGACCAACGCCTCCTGGACGCGGGCGGCCCTTCCGACTGGGTGCACACCGACCCCTGGCGAGTGCTGCGCATCCAGTCGGAGTTCATCGAAGGCTTCGGCACGCTCGCCGAACTCCCTCCCGCCATCAGTGTCTTCGGGTCCTCCCGTACGCCGGTGGACTCACCCGAGTACAAGACGGGAGTCGCCCTCGGGCGGGGCCTGGTCGAGGCCGGCTTCGCCGTGATCACCGGCGGCGGGCCGGGCGCCATGGAGGCCGCCAACAAGGGCGCCTGCGAGGCGAACGGCATCTCCGTCGGCCTCGGCATCGAGCTCCCGTTCGAGCAGGGCCTCAACCCCTACGTCGACATCGGCCTCAACTTCCGGTACTTCTTCGTCCGCAAGATGATGTTCGTCAAGTACGCGCAGGGTTTCGTCGTCCTGCCGGGCGGCCTCGGAACCCTCGACGAACTCTTCGAGGCGCTCACCCTCGTCCAGACCCAGAAGGTCACCCGCTTCCCCATCGTCCTGTTCGACACGGCGTACTGGGGCGGTCTCGTCGACTGGCTCAAGAACACCGTGATCGCCCAGGGCAAGGCCTCCGAGAAGGACCTCCTCCTGTTCCACCTGACGGACGACGTGGAAGAGGCGGTGGCCCTGGTCTCGAAGGAGGCGGGCAGGGACGGCTGA
- a CDS encoding DUF3117 domain-containing protein → MAAMKPRTGDGPLEVTKEGRGIVMRVPLEGGGRLVVELTPDEADALGDALKKVVG, encoded by the coding sequence ATGGCGGCCATGAAGCCGCGGACGGGCGATGGCCCGCTCGAGGTGACCAAGGAGGGGCGGGGCATCGTCATGCGCGTTCCGCTCGAAGGCGGCGGTCGGCTCGTCGTCGAGCTGACCCCTGACGAGGCCGACGCGCTCGGCGACGCCCTCAAGAAGGTCGTCGGCTGA
- a CDS encoding GNAT family N-acetyltransferase yields MEISASGRLEVRITAADVGKRVSVRRMIKDVAEGEKFTDTVGVLTSWDKGVLLITRRTGEMVQIAESSLVAGKVVPAAPARRRGPAASYEELARVAARAWRPGESERLGAWELRAASGFTRRANSVLPLGDPGVPLDEALTYVRGWYAARGLPAYIQTATGAEGAQELLCAELEARGWTREVTAELWIGSLAPIGDLEVSDAPIGDLEVSDAPAGDRKAPEVVLSREADDAWLGRYQRKGLSDVALRVLGSGPSVWFATVPGAEGEPPAAIGRCVVDGRWAGFAAVEVDPARRRQGLATAVMAALARRALDEGASAAWLQVEEENTEARAMYAGMGFGPHHAYHHYRWIPGSGAADGGSGVGDPYRSV; encoded by the coding sequence GTGGAAATCTCAGCTTCCGGCCGCCTCGAGGTCCGTATCACCGCTGCTGACGTGGGCAAACGTGTCTCTGTTCGGCGGATGATCAAAGATGTCGCCGAGGGTGAGAAGTTCACCGACACGGTTGGTGTTCTCACATCATGGGACAAGGGTGTGCTGCTGATCACACGACGGACCGGCGAAATGGTCCAGATCGCGGAATCCTCGCTGGTCGCGGGCAAGGTCGTCCCGGCCGCTCCGGCGCGTCGGCGGGGCCCGGCAGCCTCGTACGAGGAGCTGGCGCGGGTCGCGGCGCGGGCGTGGCGGCCGGGGGAGAGCGAGCGGCTCGGCGCGTGGGAGCTGCGGGCGGCCTCCGGGTTCACCCGGCGCGCCAACTCCGTCCTGCCGCTCGGAGACCCCGGCGTGCCGCTGGACGAGGCGCTGACGTACGTACGGGGCTGGTACGCCGCCCGTGGCCTGCCCGCGTACATCCAGACCGCGACCGGCGCCGAGGGCGCGCAGGAGCTGCTGTGCGCGGAGCTGGAGGCGCGCGGCTGGACGCGTGAGGTGACGGCCGAGCTGTGGATCGGCTCGCTCGCGCCGATCGGGGATCTGGAGGTGTCCGACGCGCCGATCGGGGATCTGGAGGTGTCCGACGCTCCGGCCGGGGACCGGAAGGCGCCGGAAGTCGTGCTGTCCCGCGAGGCGGACGACGCTTGGCTGGGCCGCTACCAGCGCAAGGGGCTGAGCGACGTGGCTCTGCGGGTGCTGGGCAGCGGGCCCTCGGTGTGGTTCGCGACGGTGCCCGGCGCGGAGGGGGAACCCCCGGCCGCGATCGGACGGTGCGTGGTCGACGGCCGCTGGGCCGGTTTCGCGGCCGTCGAGGTCGACCCGGCCCGCCGCCGCCAGGGTCTCGCCACCGCCGTGATGGCCGCCCTGGCCCGCCGGGCCCTGGACGAGGGCGCCTCGGCTGCCTGGCTCCAGGTGGAGGAGGAGAATACTGAGGCGCGGGCGATGTACGCGGGGATGGGCTTCGGGCCGCATCACGCGTACCACCACTACCGGTGGATCCCGGGATCCGGTGCGGCGGATGGCGGTTCCGGGGTCGGCGACCCGTATCGATCGGTGTGA
- a CDS encoding ATP-binding protein, with translation MSLPLTRRIARAALLIAAGAAPVVGAAGSAGAATALPATPNLGGLTALDGAQVGNTVDGATQNVTGLAGTAGGNAVKKAVPAAGKTGGKVAKTATPAAQKAAGDAAGEAGGLLGDTAKTATGGGLPTDAVTQRGLPADQLPLKGLPLG, from the coding sequence ATGTCCCTCCCCCTGACCCGCCGGATCGCCCGTGCCGCGCTGCTCATCGCAGCGGGAGCGGCGCCCGTGGTCGGTGCGGCCGGCTCCGCCGGAGCGGCGACCGCGCTGCCGGCCACCCCCAACCTCGGCGGGCTGACCGCCCTGGACGGGGCGCAGGTCGGCAACACGGTCGACGGTGCGACGCAGAACGTCACCGGGCTCGCGGGCACGGCCGGCGGAAACGCTGTCAAGAAGGCGGTGCCGGCCGCGGGCAAGACCGGTGGCAAGGTCGCCAAGACGGCGACGCCGGCCGCGCAGAAGGCGGCCGGGGATGCGGCGGGGGAGGCCGGGGGTCTGCTGGGTGACACCGCGAAGACCGCCACGGGTGGTGGTCTTCCGACGGACGCCGTCACCCAAAGGGGGCTTCCGGCCGACCAGCTGCCGCTGAAGGGTCTGCCGCTTGGCTGA
- a CDS encoding bifunctional succinyldiaminopimelate transaminase/glutamate-prephenate aminotransferase: MSAVSDRLPAFPWDKLEPYKATAAAHPDGIVDLSVGTPVDPVPELIQKALVAAADSPGYPTVWGTPELRDAITGWVRRRLGARDVTHRHVLPIVGSKELVAWLPTQLGLGPGTATSKDVVAYPRLAYPTYEVGARLARADHVVYDDPTELDPTDLKLLWLNSPSNPTGKVLSAPELARIVAWAREHGVLLFSDECYLELGWEADPVSVLHPDVCGGSYEGIVSVHSLSKRSNLAGYRAAFLAGDPAVLGDLLQIRKHGGMMTSAPTQAAVVAALSDDTHVREQRERYAARRTALRDALLRHGFRIEHSEASLYLWATREESCWTTVAHLADLGILVAPGDFYGEAGEKFVRVALTATDERVAAAVERLG, translated from the coding sequence GTGTCCGCAGTCTCCGACCGGCTTCCCGCCTTCCCCTGGGACAAGCTGGAGCCCTACAAGGCGACGGCCGCCGCTCACCCGGACGGCATCGTCGACCTGTCCGTCGGCACCCCGGTCGACCCGGTGCCCGAGCTGATCCAGAAAGCCCTGGTCGCGGCCGCGGACTCGCCGGGCTACCCCACGGTGTGGGGCACGCCCGAGCTGCGGGACGCGATCACGGGCTGGGTGCGGCGACGGCTCGGCGCGCGGGATGTCACCCACCGCCATGTGCTCCCGATCGTCGGCTCCAAGGAACTGGTCGCCTGGCTCCCGACCCAGCTGGGCCTGGGCCCCGGCACTGCGACATCCAAAGACGTGGTCGCCTACCCGCGCCTGGCGTACCCGACGTACGAGGTCGGCGCGCGGCTGGCCCGGGCGGACCACGTGGTCTACGACGACCCGACCGAACTGGACCCGACGGACCTGAAGCTCCTGTGGCTGAACTCCCCGTCGAACCCGACCGGCAAGGTCCTCTCCGCCCCGGAACTCGCCCGGATCGTCGCGTGGGCCCGCGAGCACGGCGTCCTGCTCTTCTCCGACGAGTGCTACCTGGAGCTGGGCTGGGAGGCCGACCCGGTCTCGGTCCTGCACCCGGACGTGTGCGGCGGCTCGTACGAGGGGATCGTCTCGGTCCACTCCCTCTCGAAGCGCTCGAACCTGGCCGGCTACCGCGCCGCGTTTCTCGCGGGTGACCCCGCCGTCCTCGGCGACCTCCTCCAGATCCGCAAGCACGGCGGCATGATGACGTCCGCGCCGACCCAGGCCGCGGTCGTCGCCGCCCTGTCGGACGACACCCACGTCCGAGAACAGCGCGAGCGCTACGCAGCCCGCCGCACCGCCCTCCGCGACGCCCTCCTCCGGCACGGGTTCCGCATCGAACACAGCGAGGCGAGCCTCTACCTCTGGGCCACCCGGGAGGAGTCCTGCTGGACCACGGTGGCCCACCTGGCAGACCTGGGCATCCTGGTGGCCCCCGGCGACTTCTACGGCGAGGCAGGCGAAAAGTTCGTACGAGTGGCCCTGACAGCGACGGACGAGCGAGTGGCGGCAGCGGTCGAACGCCTGGGGTGA
- a CDS encoding enoyl-CoA hydratase/isomerase family protein yields MADTVLYEVNDGLATITLNRPEAMNAMDIATKVAFRDAAQAAAADGDVRAILLTAAGDRAFCVGQDLKEHIRLLADEKQSGSGRTMSTVREHYNPIVRALTGAAKPVVAAVNGVAAGAGFGFALAADYRIVADTAAFNTSFAGVALTADSGISWTLPRVIGPSRAADLLLFPRSITAQEAYELGIANRLVPSAELRSEAEKVARALAEGPTLAYAALKESLAYSLSHSLDESLEKEDELQARAGGSEDHTIAVQAFVNKEKPKYLGR; encoded by the coding sequence ATGGCCGACACCGTGCTCTACGAGGTGAACGACGGACTCGCGACGATCACGCTGAACCGCCCCGAGGCGATGAACGCGATGGACATCGCGACCAAGGTCGCCTTCCGGGACGCGGCCCAGGCGGCCGCGGCGGACGGGGACGTACGGGCCATCCTGCTCACCGCCGCCGGGGACCGGGCCTTCTGTGTGGGGCAGGACCTCAAGGAGCACATCCGGCTCCTGGCCGACGAGAAGCAGTCCGGTTCCGGCCGCACGATGAGCACCGTGCGCGAGCACTACAACCCCATCGTGCGGGCCCTGACCGGCGCCGCGAAGCCCGTGGTCGCCGCGGTGAACGGCGTCGCGGCCGGAGCGGGCTTCGGCTTCGCCCTCGCCGCTGACTACCGGATCGTCGCGGACACCGCCGCCTTCAACACGTCCTTCGCCGGGGTCGCGCTAACCGCCGACTCCGGGATCTCCTGGACGCTGCCCCGGGTCATCGGGCCCAGCCGCGCCGCCGACCTGCTGCTCTTCCCGCGCAGCATCACCGCCCAGGAGGCGTACGAGCTGGGGATCGCGAACCGGCTCGTCCCCTCCGCCGAGTTGCGCAGCGAGGCGGAGAAGGTGGCACGGGCGCTGGCAGAGGGGCCGACGCTGGCGTACGCGGCCCTCAAGGAGTCCCTCGCCTACTCTCTCTCCCACTCCTTGGACGAGTCCCTGGAGAAAGAGGACGAGCTTCAGGCGCGGGCGGGGGGCTCAGAAGACCACACGATCGCTGTGCAGGCGTTCGTGAACAAGGAGAAGCCCAAGTACCTGGGGCGGTGA
- a CDS encoding heavy metal transporter — MSEPSPTPVRRGRLLRLGAAFVVLLAVAGYLAVQYLTEGTGVPRCTVVSGKGDGASYEFTPEQAVNAATISAVGTSRGMPERAVTIALATALQESALRNIKHGDRDSLGLFQQRPSQGWGTPKQIMDPTYAANIFYEHLAKVPGYSRLPLTVAAQRVQRSGFPQAYAKHEPDATLLAAALTGRAAATLTCEGRPDATPAGGTDSVRAALVRDFGREVLQEAGAAVGAQGAEGASAAASASTAASPSPSGASRTVTVPVREDSTAKTGVRQRGWELAHWAVANSSALHIERVSYAGRQWTAGSAGSGWRTSDAKGGSAAGESAAEVRIVTGQ; from the coding sequence GTGTCAGAGCCGTCCCCCACTCCCGTCCGGCGTGGCCGCCTCCTCCGTCTCGGGGCGGCCTTCGTGGTCCTGCTCGCGGTCGCGGGCTATCTCGCCGTGCAGTACCTCACGGAAGGCACCGGCGTGCCCAGGTGCACGGTCGTCTCGGGCAAGGGCGACGGGGCGTCGTACGAGTTCACACCGGAGCAGGCGGTGAACGCGGCGACGATCTCGGCGGTCGGCACCTCCCGCGGTATGCCCGAGCGCGCCGTGACCATCGCTCTCGCGACCGCCCTCCAGGAGTCGGCGCTGCGCAACATCAAGCACGGCGACCGTGACTCGCTCGGCCTGTTCCAACAGCGGCCCTCGCAGGGCTGGGGGACGCCGAAGCAGATCATGGACCCGACGTACGCGGCGAACATCTTCTACGAGCACCTGGCCAAGGTGCCGGGCTATTCGCGGCTGCCGCTCACCGTCGCCGCCCAGCGCGTGCAGCGCAGCGGCTTTCCGCAGGCGTACGCGAAGCACGAGCCGGACGCCACGCTGCTCGCCGCCGCCCTGACCGGCCGCGCGGCGGCCACGCTGACCTGCGAGGGGCGCCCCGACGCGACCCCGGCGGGCGGTACGGACTCGGTGCGGGCCGCGCTGGTACGGGACTTCGGGCGCGAGGTGCTGCAGGAGGCGGGAGCCGCCGTGGGCGCCCAGGGCGCTGAGGGCGCCTCTGCCGCGGCGTCCGCCTCGACCGCGGCCTCGCCCTCCCCGAGCGGGGCGAGCCGGACCGTGACCGTCCCCGTGCGCGAGGACTCCACCGCCAAGACCGGCGTACGGCAGCGGGGTTGGGAGCTCGCACACTGGGCCGTGGCCAACTCCTCGGCGCTGCACATCGAGCGGGTGTCGTACGCGGGGCGGCAGTGGACCGCCGGGAGCGCCGGCAGCGGGTGGCGCACGTCCGACGCGAAGGGGGGCTCGGCCGCGGGGGAGTCCGCCGCCGAGGTCCGCATCGTCACCGGCCAGTAG
- a CDS encoding DivIVA domain-containing protein produces the protein MFMFLFLVVALAVVVAAVTLSVVGGGEGAPLPEAVPERLVDALPYDRPVNREDVEALRFPVVVRGYRMADVDDALGRLGAEIAERDARIADLEAALAGARASAAASLRKPTEEDQR, from the coding sequence ATGTTCATGTTCTTGTTCCTGGTCGTCGCGCTCGCCGTCGTGGTCGCCGCGGTGACACTGTCCGTGGTGGGCGGCGGCGAGGGCGCCCCCCTTCCCGAGGCCGTGCCCGAGCGGCTGGTGGACGCGCTGCCGTACGACCGGCCGGTGAACCGGGAGGACGTGGAGGCGCTGCGCTTCCCCGTCGTCGTACGCGGCTACCGCATGGCGGACGTCGATGACGCGCTGGGCCGTCTCGGCGCCGAGATCGCCGAGCGGGACGCCCGGATCGCCGACCTGGAGGCCGCGCTCGCCGGTGCCCGCGCGAGCGCCGCCGCTTCGCTGCGGAAGCCGACCGAGGAGGACCAGCGGTGA
- a CDS encoding transglutaminase-like domain-containing protein, with protein MRSPQPPEPERAAEVRRRFADEARAERPDLAVLCLLVGAAGDGTLDETGMDAAQIELDRLAGQLPFRPGGPRSWAAALGELLGGRCGFRGAPADYQRLESSLLHEVLRRRRGLPILLSVVWMEVARRAGAPVYGVALPGHFVVGFGPPHPAATPQGTQGASLSDFFQQQVLADPFDGGRVLTGSDAELLVAGATGAPLDPAMLSPADPLDVVLRVLNNVRAWAAARPERADVALWAVELSLLLPSHPARLRYERAQLLVQCGDFLAGAAELDAYADVVGAVDEPAARRLRQQAQAARAMLN; from the coding sequence ATGCGTTCCCCTCAGCCACCGGAGCCGGAGCGGGCCGCCGAGGTGCGGCGGCGGTTCGCCGACGAGGCACGGGCCGAGCGGCCCGATCTGGCGGTGCTGTGTCTGCTGGTGGGGGCCGCCGGGGACGGAACGCTGGACGAGACCGGGATGGACGCGGCGCAGATCGAGCTGGACCGGCTGGCGGGGCAGCTGCCGTTCCGTCCGGGCGGGCCGCGGTCCTGGGCGGCCGCGCTCGGGGAGCTGCTCGGCGGGCGCTGCGGGTTCCGGGGCGCGCCGGCCGACTATCAGCGGCTGGAGTCGTCGCTGCTGCACGAGGTGCTGCGGCGGCGGCGTGGGCTGCCCATCCTGTTGTCCGTGGTGTGGATGGAGGTCGCGCGGCGGGCCGGGGCGCCGGTGTACGGGGTCGCTCTGCCCGGGCACTTCGTCGTCGGCTTCGGGCCGCCGCACCCGGCCGCCACCCCGCAAGGAACTCAAGGGGCTTCACTCAGTGATTTCTTCCAGCAGCAGGTGCTGGCCGATCCCTTCGACGGCGGGCGCGTGCTCACCGGGTCCGACGCGGAACTGCTCGTCGCGGGGGCGACCGGTGCGCCGCTCGACCCCGCGATGCTCTCCCCCGCCGATCCGCTCGACGTCGTCCTGCGCGTCCTGAACAACGTCCGCGCCTGGGCGGCCGCCCGGCCCGAGCGGGCGGACGTCGCACTGTGGGCCGTCGAGCTGTCCCTGCTGCTGCCGTCACACCCCGCCCGGCTGCGCTACGAGCGCGCGCAACTCCTCGTCCAGTGCGGTGACTTCCTCGCGGGTGCCGCCGAACTCGACGCGTACGCCGATGTGGTGGGCGCCGTTGACGAGCCGGCCGCGCGTCGCCTCCGCCAGCAGGCGCAGGCGGCTCGGGCGATGCTCAACTGA
- the dapE gene encoding succinyl-diaminopimelate desuccinylase: protein MADTPIDLTLDAAELTAQLVDFPSESGSEKPLADAVEAALRALPHLTVDRYGNNVVARTNLGRAERVILAGHIDTVPIADNVPSRLDEDGVLWGCGTCDMKAGVAVQLRIAATVRAPNRDLTFVFYDNEEVAAHLNGLKHVADVHPEWLEGDFAVLLEPSDGQVEGGCQGTLRVLLKTKGERAHSARGWMGSNAIHAAAPILARLASYVPRYPVIDGLEYREGLNAVGISGGVAGNVIPDECVVTVNFRYAPDRSEEEAIAHVREAFADCGVEEFVVDDHSGGALPGFSHPAAAAFIEAVGGTPQPKYGWTDVSRFSGLGIPAVNYGPGNPHLAHKRDERVETAKILAGEERLRAWLTS from the coding sequence ATGGCCGACACCCCGATTGACCTCACCCTGGACGCTGCCGAGCTCACCGCGCAGCTCGTCGACTTCCCTTCGGAGAGCGGCAGCGAGAAGCCGCTCGCCGACGCCGTCGAGGCCGCCCTGCGCGCCCTGCCGCATCTGACGGTCGACCGGTACGGCAACAACGTCGTGGCGCGGACGAATCTGGGCCGCGCCGAGCGCGTCATCCTCGCCGGCCACATCGACACCGTGCCCATCGCCGACAACGTCCCCTCCCGCCTCGACGAGGACGGCGTCCTGTGGGGCTGCGGCACCTGCGACATGAAGGCCGGCGTGGCGGTCCAGCTCCGCATCGCGGCCACGGTGCGGGCCCCTAACCGTGACCTCACCTTCGTCTTCTACGACAACGAAGAGGTCGCGGCACACCTGAACGGTCTGAAGCATGTGGCCGACGTCCACCCCGAGTGGCTAGAGGGTGACTTCGCGGTCCTCTTGGAGCCTTCGGACGGTCAGGTCGAGGGCGGCTGCCAGGGCACGCTGCGGGTGCTGCTGAAGACGAAGGGCGAGCGTGCCCACTCCGCCCGCGGCTGGATGGGCTCGAACGCGATCCACGCGGCGGCCCCGATCCTGGCGCGCCTGGCCTCGTACGTGCCCCGCTACCCGGTGATCGACGGCCTGGAGTACCGCGAGGGCCTGAACGCGGTCGGTATTTCGGGTGGGGTGGCCGGAAACGTGATCCCCGACGAGTGCGTGGTGACGGTCAACTTCCGCTATGCGCCGGACCGGTCCGAGGAGGAGGCGATCGCGCACGTCCGCGAGGCCTTCGCGGACTGCGGAGTCGAGGAGTTCGTGGTCGACGACCACAGCGGCGGGGCCCTCCCCGGCTTCTCCCACCCGGCGGCCGCCGCCTTCATCGAGGCGGTCGGCGGCACCCCGCAGCCCAAGTACGGCTGGACGGACGTATCCCGCTTCAGCGGGCTCGGCATCCCGGCGGTCAACTACGGTCCGGGCAACCCGCATTTGGCGCACAAGCGCGACGAGCGCGTGGAGACGGCGAAGATCCTCGCGGGCGAGGAGCGGCTGCGCGCCTGGCTGACCTCGTGA
- the folP gene encoding dihydropteroate synthase: MLRLGKREFEPHEPVIMAIVNRTPDSFYDQGATFHDEPALARVERAVAEGAAIVDIGGVKAGPGEEVTAEEEARRTVGFVAEVRRRFPDVIISVDTWRHEVGEAVCEAGADLLNDAWGGVDPRLAEVAARYGVGLVCTHAGGAEPRTRPHRIAYDDVMADILRVTLGLAERAVALGVPGESVLIDPGHDFGKNTRHSLEATRRLGEMVETGWPVLVSLSNKDFVGETLDKPVKERVVGTLATTAVSAWLGAQVYRVHEVAETRQVLDMVASIAGHRPPAVARRGLA; this comes from the coding sequence ATGCTCAGGCTCGGCAAGCGTGAATTCGAACCGCACGAGCCGGTGATCATGGCGATCGTGAACCGGACTCCTGACTCCTTCTACGACCAGGGGGCCACCTTCCACGACGAGCCGGCGCTCGCGCGCGTGGAGCGCGCGGTGGCGGAGGGTGCCGCCATCGTCGACATCGGTGGGGTCAAGGCCGGGCCGGGCGAAGAGGTGACCGCCGAGGAGGAGGCGCGCCGTACGGTCGGCTTCGTCGCCGAGGTGCGCCGGCGCTTCCCCGACGTCATCATCAGCGTCGACACCTGGCGTCACGAGGTCGGCGAGGCCGTGTGCGAAGCCGGGGCGGATCTTCTCAACGACGCCTGGGGCGGAGTCGATCCGCGGCTCGCGGAGGTGGCCGCGCGGTATGGGGTGGGGCTGGTGTGCACCCACGCCGGCGGGGCCGAGCCGCGTACGCGTCCGCACCGGATCGCGTACGACGATGTCATGGCCGACATCCTGCGGGTGACGCTGGGGCTGGCCGAGCGTGCGGTGGCCTTGGGGGTGCCGGGTGAGTCCGTGCTCATCGACCCTGGGCACGACTTCGGGAAGAACACGCGGCACAGTCTGGAGGCGACGCGACGGCTCGGGGAGATGGTTGAGACGGGGTGGCCCGTGCTCGTCTCCCTCTCCAACAAGGACTTCGTCGGCGAGACGCTCGACAAGCCGGTGAAGGAGCGGGTGGTGGGGACGCTGGCGACGACCGCCGTCTCGGCGTGGCTCGGTGCCCAGGTCTACCGCGTCCACGAAGTCGCGGAGACGCGGCAGGTGCTGGACATGGTGGCGTCCATTGCCGGGCACCGGCCACCGGCTGTCGCACGGCGGGGGCTGGCGTAG
- the fdxA gene encoding ferredoxin, which produces MTYVIAQPCVDVKDKACIEECPVDCIYEGSRALYIHPDECVDCGACEPVCPVEAIFYEDDTPEEWKDYYKANVEFFDELGSPGGASKLGLIERDHPFIAALPPQNQ; this is translated from the coding sequence GTGACCTACGTCATCGCGCAGCCTTGTGTCGACGTCAAGGACAAGGCGTGCATCGAGGAGTGCCCGGTCGACTGCATCTACGAGGGCTCCCGGGCTTTGTACATCCACCCGGACGAATGCGTCGACTGTGGAGCCTGTGAGCCGGTATGCCCGGTCGAGGCGATCTTCTACGAAGACGACACTCCCGAAGAGTGGAAGGACTACTACAAGGCGAACGTCGAGTTCTTCGACGAGCTCGGCTCGCCCGGCGGCGCCAGCAAGCTCGGCCTGATCGAGCGTGACCACCCCTTCATCGCCGCGCTGCCGCCGCAGAACCAGTAA